The following coding sequences lie in one Rutidosis leptorrhynchoides isolate AG116_Rl617_1_P2 chromosome 6, CSIRO_AGI_Rlap_v1, whole genome shotgun sequence genomic window:
- the LOC139851764 gene encoding uncharacterized membrane protein At1g16860-like — translation MGSRIPSHQLSNGLYVSGRPEQLKERQPTIVSRAVPYTGGDVKKSGELGKMFDIPISDHHPPPPHRPSSSSTSGSFRSGSGPIPKRTSGSGPIVTGLLITSGPLGSSVGRRSGQLELPPPAKGKTVYGSAVTTLGYDDVRLGFKVSKTLMWMLLVIAVIGLMVGTFLMVAVKKPLILVAVAAVTALAVVVMLWNCVCKKTTLLSYLRKYPDTELRGAVDGQFVKVTGVVTCGSIPLESSFQKVPRCVYVSTELYEYKGCGGKSANPKHRCFSWGCRNSEKYVADFYISDFQSGLRAVVKAGYGAKVAPFVKETTVVDITKENRESSPSFISWLADRSLSFDDRAMRLKEGYIKEGSTVSVMGVVRRHDNVLMIVPPTDPISTSCRWGCGLFPTYVEGLVLTCDESQNADVIPV, via the exons ATGGGTAGCAGAATCCCTTCTCACCAGCTCAGCAATGGATTATACGTTTCGGGTCGACCCGAACAGCTCAAAGAACGCCAACCCACAATTGTATCACGTGCCGTACCTTACACCGGCGGCGATGTCAAAAAATCCGGCGAGCTCGGTAAAATGTTCGACATACCCATTTccgaccaccacccaccaccaccccacCGTCCATCATCTTCTTCCACCAGTGGATCCTTTAGATCCGGTTCCGGACCAATTCCTAAACGAACTTCCGGGTCGGGTCCTATCGTTACCGGTTTACTAATAACCTCCGGTCCACTTGGATCGAGTGTCGGCCGGAGATCTGGTCAACTTGAGTTACCACCGCCGGCAAAAGGGAAGACTGTGTACGGTTCAGCTGTAACGACGTTAGGTTATGATGACGTAAGGTTAGGGTTTAAGGTATCGAAAACGTTAATGTGGATGTTGCTGGTGATTGCTGTGATTGGGTTAATGGTCGGAACGTTTTTAATGGTGGCGGTGAAGAAACCGCTGATTCTTGTGGCGGTGGCGGCAGTTACTGCGCTCGCCGTAGTGGTGATGTTATGGAATTGTGTTTGTAAAAAAACAACGTTGTTGTCGTATTTACGAAAATACCCTGATACTGAACTTAGAGGTGCTGTTGATGGCCAGTTTGTCAAGGTTACTGGG GTTGTGACGTGCGGTAGTATTCCTCTTGAATCATCGTTCCAGAAAGTACCAAGGTGCGTTTATGTTTCTACAGAGTTGTACGAGTATAAAGGGTGTGGTGGAAAATCAGCAAACCCTAAGCATCGTTGCTTCTCTTGGGGATGTAGAAATTCGGAG AAATACGTGGCTGATTTCTACATATCGGATTTCCAATCCGGATTAAGAGCCGTAGTGAAAGCAGGTTATGGAGCCAAAGTAGCTCCTTTTGTTAAAGAAACAACAGTGGTTGACATTACAAAGGAAAACAGAGAGTCATCTCCAAGCTTTATTAGCTGGCTTGCAGATCGCAGCTTATCATTCGATGACCGTGCTATGCGGCTCAAAGAAGG ATACATCAAAGAAGGGAGTACAGTTAGTGTGATGGGGGTCGTAAGGCGACATGACAATGTGCTAATGATCGTTCCACCAACGGACCCAATTTCCACAAGCTGTCGGTGGGGTTGTGGTCTTTTCCCAACCTACGTCGAAGGTCTTGTGTTGACTTGCGACGAAAGTCAAAATGCTGATGTCATACCTGTCTAA